In Triticum aestivum cultivar Chinese Spring chromosome 5B, IWGSC CS RefSeq v2.1, whole genome shotgun sequence, the following proteins share a genomic window:
- the LOC123113955 gene encoding thaumatin-like protein 1b — MATRARRALISLLVLLLVSASGVASKSFAITNNCEYTVWPGILSSAGSPEMDSTGFALAPGESRTMPVPAGWSGRLWGRTLCSTDPAGKFACVTGDCGSGRQDCAGGGAAPPATLAEFTMDGNDGMDFYDVSLVDGYNLPMLVAPEQGAPAAAGAGAAGGNCAPTGCVVDLNGACPGDLRVSSTTAGAGGGVACKSACEAFGTAQYCCSGEYGSPGTCRPSAYSQFFKNACPRAYSYAYDDATSTFTCAGGVSAYAIAFCPSTTSVKSAGSNPQAPAGLPLINGTMVYQGGDQFAGAAAAARPPLDLVAVLAGVAALALARPMLQ, encoded by the exons ATGGCGACACGGGCACGCCGAGCTCTCATCTCCCTCCTCGTCCTGCTGCTCGTCTCAGCCAGCG GTGTGGCGTCCAAGTCGTTCGCCATCACCAACAACTGCGAGTACACGGTGTGGCCGGGCATCCTCTCCAGCGCGGGCTCCCCGGAGATGGACAGCACCGGCTTCGCGCTGGCCCCGGGGGAGTCGAGGACGATGCCAGTGCCCGCGGGGTGGTCGGGGCGGCTCTGGGGCCGGACGCTCTGCTCCACGGACCCCGCCGGCAAGTTCGCGTGCGTGACCGGCGACTGCGGCTCCGGGCGGCAGGACTGCGCCGGCGGCGGGGCCGCGCCGCCCGCCACGCTGGCGGAGTTCACGATGGACGGCAACGACGGCATGGACTTCTACGACGTGAGCCTGGTGGACGGGTACAACCTGCCGATGCTGGTGGCGCCGGAGCAGGGCGCACCCGCCGCGGCGGGTGCGGGCGCGGCGGGCGGCAACTGCGCGCCGACGGGGTGCGTGGTGGACTTGAACGGCGCGTGCCCGGGCGACCTACGCGTGTCGTCGacgacggcgggggcgggcggcggcgtggcgtGCAAGAGCGCGTGCGAGGCGTTCGGGACGGCGCAGTACTGCTGCAGCGGCGAGTACGGCAGCCCCGGCACGTGCCGGCCGTCGGCCTACTCGCAGTTCTTCAAGAACGCGTGCCCGCGCGCCTACAGCTACGCCTACGACGACGCCACCTCCACCTTCACCTGCGCCGGCGGCGTCTCCGCCTACGCCATCGCCTTCTGCCCCAGCACCACCAG CGTGAAGTCGGCCGGGTCGAACCCGCAGGCGCCGGCGGGCCTGCCGCTGATCAACGGCACGATGGTGTACCAGGGGGGCGACCAGTTCGCCGGAGCGGCCGCAGCCGCGCGGCCGCCGCTGGACCTCGTCGCCGTCCTCGCCGGCGTGGCGGCGCTCGCGCTCGCGCGCCCCATGCTGCAGTGA
- the LOC123113954 gene encoding uncharacterized protein, whose product MLEKIGLPPKPSMRGATWVLDASNCQGCAAQFSLFTRKHHCQRCGGLFCSSCTQQRMVLRGQGDSPVRICDPCKKLEEAARYELRYGHKSRAGKANTKTASKPEDEILSELLGGDSVQGQLSRRESLGSEVPGRTVSTASASSSGSRKASMDGNGDGSLSTEAQNYELNNTASIFTPEELRQQAVEEKGKYKILKSEGKPEEALRAFKHGKELERQAAALELELRKSRRMATKAPNVSAVVGTQKIEDYDDAVTKKAPSGKRVRKEKNDLASELKDLGWSDADLHDETRPTAMSVEGELSQILREVAPKTSEGKKAGGIDKSQVNALKRQALVLKREGKLAEAKEELKKAKILERQLEEQEILGEAEESDDDLAAIIHNMDDDNQDDILYDNSRLPAINFEQILAVSDDLNFDGNFDVTDDDINDPAMAAALKSFGWSEDDDNQMDSHAPVSSLNREAVKEQVLALKREAVSHKKAGNVAEAMSLLKKAKLLEKDLETEQPESEVLSPGQKITHTEDIRVTEINTRRVSAPKSKLAIQRELLALKKKALALRREGKVDEAEEELKKGSILEKQLEELESSSSRPVARENMGFSSKSPLNAEPPSLDFTDEGYEPEVTDNDMQDPALLSVLKNMGWEDDDNDSVKTTDKPSNRSPVVAQKPKKNKGQIQKELLAIKRKALAFRREGKNTEAEEELEKAKVLEEQLAEIEELANSTASQKGSGPGEHETMENKYDTQQVPNVHATASSIRHTLKEDVLLPVNAAELGASMDTVASSGSKPQTETVISQPARKSSDGAYSAFSRSPIADQLQTAEASHSPSDVDHKEPPKPHGGDTVRDDILLHKRKAVAFKREGKLAEAREELKLAKLLEKRLEAPQQDSEDGAHELATSAVQQSNSIQQSASATTHTNPLTYAPPAQENKSVEPQKAMSSRDRLRIQRESLTHKRNALKLRREGKTAEADAEFELAKSLESQLEESDSQGSNSGGKSEASDAFVEDLIDPQMMSALKSIGWSAADLSTQSPSPQPLVKAEARPTVAATSKAQTEKSQLEEQIKAEKLKALTLKREGKQAEALEALRSAKRLEKKLVSLS is encoded by the exons ATGTTGGAAAAGATCGGGTTGCCGCCCAAGCCGTCGATGCGAGGGGCGACCTGGGTGCTGGATGCCTCCAACTGCCAGGGCTGCGCTGCTCAGTTCTCCTTGTTTACACGGAAG CATCATTGCCAAAGATGTGGAGGCCTCTTTTGCAGCAGTTGCACCCAGCAGAGGATGGTGTTACGTGGACAGGGTGACTCGCCTGTTCGAATTTGTGATCCTTGCAAAAAACTCGAGGAAGCAGCACGCTATGAGTTGAGATACGGACACAAAAGTAGAGCCGGAAAAG CTAACACAAAAACAGCTTCTAAACCAGAGGATGAAATACTTAGTGAACTTCTTGGAGGTGATAGTGTGCAAGGTCAGCTTTCTCGTAGGGAATCTCTGGGTTCTGAGGTTCCTGGGAGAACCGTAAGCACTGCCAGTGCATCCAGTTCTGGTTCCAGAAAAGCCAGTATGGATGGGAATGGTGATGGAAGCCTTTCCACTGAAGCACAAAATTATGAACTCAACAACACTGCATCCATTTTTACTCCGGAAGAACTGCGTCAACAAGCAGTAGAGGAGAAGGGAAAGTACAAAATACTGAAGTCAGAAGGAAAACCTGAGGAAGCACTGCGGGCGTTCAAGCATGGTAAAGAGCTTGAGAGGCAAGCCGCAGCACTTGAATTAGAATTGAGAAAGAGCAGGAGAATGGCGACAAAAGCTCCCAATGTTAGTGCCGTTGTTGGTACCCAGAAGATTGAGGATTATGATGACGCTGTAACAAAAAAGGCTCCAAGTGGGAAAAGGGTTAGAAAAGAAAAGAATGATCTTGCTTCTGAACTCAAAGATCTAGGCTGGTCAGatgcagatcttcatgatgaaacaAGGCCGACTGCTATGAGTGTTGAAGGAGAGCTGTCACAGATTCTTAGAGAAGTAGCACCAAAGACATCAGAGGGCAAGAAAGCTGGTGGTATTGACAAATCCCAGGTTAATGCTCTGAAGAGACAGGCCCTAGTGCTGAAGCGTGAAGGTAAACTTGCTGAAGCAAAGGAAGAGCTGAAGAAGGCTAAAATTTTGGAAAGACAACTGGAAGAACAGGAGATTCTGGGCGAAGCGGAAGAGTCTGATGATGACTTGGCTGCAATTATTCATAACATGGATGATGATAACCAGGACGACATATTATACGACAATTCAAGACTACCTGCTATCAATTTCGAACAAATTCTGGCTGTCTCTGATGATCTTAACTTCGATGGCAATTTCGATGTTACAGACGATGACATCAATGACCCAGCTATGGCTGCTGCCCTAAAATCATTTGGTTGGAGTGAAGATGATGATAACCAAATGGACAGCCATGCACCTGTTTCTTCTTTGAATCGAGAGGCAGTAAAGGAACAAGTGCTTGCTCTGAAAAGAGAGGCTGTTTCTCACAAGAAAGCTGGTAATGTTGCAGAGGCCATGTCATTGCTTAAAAAGGCAAAGCTACTTGAGAAGGATTTGGAAACTGAACAGCCAGAGTCGGAGGTCCTTTCTCCAGGACAGAAAATTACACACACTGAAGATATCAGAGTCACAGAGATTAACACGCGTCGTGTATCAGCACCGAAAAGTAAGCTTGCAATTCAGAGGGAGCTGCTAGCTCTGAAAAAGAAGGCACTAGCATTGAGAAGGGAAGGAAAGGTGGATGAAGCCGAGGAAGAGTTGAAGAAAGGCAGTATTCTTGAGAAGCAACTCGAAGAGCTTGAAAGCTCTTCCAGTAGACCCGTAGCCAGGGAAAACATGGGCTTTAGTTCAAAGTCCCCACTTAATGCTGAACCCCCTAGTCTGGATTTTACTGATGAAGGCTATGAACCTGAGGTGACAGACAATGACATGCAGGATCCAGCATTGCTGTCTGTGTTGAAAAATATGGGATGGGAAGATGATGATAATGATTCTGTGAAAACAACAGATAAGCCATCGAATCGTTCACCTGTAGTTGCTCAGAAGCCAAAGAAGAATAAGGGTCAGATTCAGAAGGAACTGCTTGCTATCAAAAGGAAGGCTCTTGCATTTAGGCGGGAAGGGAAGAACACAGAAGCTGAAGAGGAACTAGAGAAGGCGAAGGTCTTGGAGGAGCAACTGGCGGAGATCGAAGAATTGGCCAATTCAACTGCTTCTCAAAAAGGTTCAGGTCCTGGTGAACATGAGACTATGGAAAATAAATATGATACTCAACAGGTCCCTAATGTTCATGCTACTGCATCTTCAATAAGACATACATTGAAGGAGGATGTTTTGTTGCCAGTGAATGCAGCTGAACTTGGTGCGTCAATGGACACTGTAGCTAGTTCTGGGAGCAAACCACAAACTGAAACAGTCATTTCTCAACCTGCCCGCAAATCAAGTGATGGAGCATACTCAGCCTTCTCCAGGTCACCTATTGCTGATCAGTTGCAAACTGCAGAAGCATCACATTCACCTTCTGATGTTGATCATAAAGAACCTCCGAAGCCACATGGAGGCGACACAGTCAGAGATGATATCTTACTCCATAAGAGAAAAGCAGTTGCTTTTAAGAGAGAAGGGAAGTTGGCAGAAGCTAGAGAAGAATTGAAACTAGCAAAACTCTTGGAGAAGCGTCTTGAAGCCCCTCAACAAGACAGTGAGGATGGTGCACATGAGTTAGCCACATCAGCTGTGCAGCAGAGCAATTCGATCCAGCAGTCTGCCAGCGCCACCACCCACACCAACCCGTTGACCTATGCCCCTCCAGCACAGGAGAACAAGTCGGTTGAGCCTCAAAAAGCAATGTCCAGCCGAGACCGTCTCAGAATCCAACGTGAATCCCTCACTCACAAGCGCAACGCCCTCAAGttgaggagagaaggaaagactGCGGAAGCAGATGCGGAATTCGAATTGGCCAAGTCACTAGAGAGCCAACTGGAAGAGTCAGATAGCCAGGGTTCAAACTCTGGAGGAAAGTCTGAAGCAAGTGACGCGTTTGTGGAAGATCTTATTGATCCTCAAATGATGTCTGCCCTAAAATCCATTGGCTGGAGCGCAGCTGACCTGTCCACGCAATCTCCGAGCCCTCAACCTTTGGTGAAAGCAGAGGCAAGGCCAACCGTCGCAGCTACAAGCAAGGCTCAGACAGAGAAAAGCCAGCTCGAGGAACAGATAAAGGCTGAGAAACTGAAGGCCCTCACCTTGAAGCGCGAAGGGAAGCAGGCAGAGGCTCTGGAGGCCCTTCGCTCAGCAAAGCGCCTGGAGAAGAAGCTGGTCTCACTTAGCTAA